The following are encoded in a window of Dysidea avara chromosome 4, odDysAvar1.4, whole genome shotgun sequence genomic DNA:
- the LOC136252928 gene encoding uncharacterized protein: MKLLPVLIGYFLIVISCQMQFGSAAPNDVEDEDPVEDEESVKDEEPFHEISKGSTSSAVTEYIEAMQGARNYHFTHYRCRLRSIFLRAQEKVHMMPVRPCRIIYNPLPPALQQRYDQLSSPMCTDVTHLWAMLYNIQLNSNYNDVHIRHLVCQISQAIYHLETINRFLARPYCPTFSINEYILIFNAWFNYYTLHSPPLYCTLRTLQASTFRLQDYRGRGVHMSDANPSETSLLDCNWQVCGPPPPGARNDANPGPLS, encoded by the exons ATGAAACTTCTCCCAGTGCTCATTGGATATTTTCTGATCGTCATCAGTTGTCAGATGCAATTTGGTAGTGCTGCTCCTAATGATGTGGAGGATGAAGATCCTGTGGAGGATGAAGAGTCTGTGAAGGATGAAGAGCCTTTTCATGAGATTTCCAAAGGATCCACCTCCTCTGCTGTGACTGAGTATATTGAAGCAATGCAGGGTGCCAGAAATTATCACTTCACTCATTATCGTTGTCGTCTGCGTAGCATATTTCTAAGAGCTCAAGAGAAAGTTCATATGATGCCC GTAAGACCATGTAGAATAATATACAATCCTCTTCCGCCAGCACTCCAGCAACGTTACGACCAACTAAGTTCACCGATGTGTACAGATGTCACACATCTCTGGGCAATGCTATACAACATACAACTAAATTCTAATTATAATGATGTGCATATAAGGCACCTTGTATGCCAAATCTCACAAGCAATCTACCATCTTGAGACAATCAAT AGGTTTCTAGCACGGCCATATTGTCCAACGTTCTCCATTAATGAGTATATACTAATATTTAATGCTTGGTTCAACTACTACACACTCCATAGTCCTCCTCTGTATTGTACGCTGAGAACATTACAAGCAAGCACATTTCGGTTGCAAGATTACCGTGGCCGTGGTGTTCATATGTCGGACGCCAATCCTTCTGAGACTAGCCTTTTAGACTGTAATTGGCAAGTTTGTGGTCCACCACCACCTGGAGCCCGTAATGATGCTAATCCCGGACCTTTATCATAA